In Salvelinus fontinalis isolate EN_2023a unplaced genomic scaffold, ASM2944872v1 scaffold_0394, whole genome shotgun sequence, the genomic stretch GGTGAAACTTAACTCTACACACTCCATTGGGTGTGTgcactaatgaacatgaccctgttcAACTGAAGCCAATAGAAGGCCAACTGTTTTAAGCAGGGACCACATGCCTAGGTTGAGGAGCCCATTACCTTCATTGTATACACCTACGGAAAAACATTCAAAAACACATAAAATGACAGCAGCTCACCTTGAGGATTTTAACCACCACTTTCTCATTGTTGCTGACGTTGACGGCTTCAAACACCTCGCTGTATTTCCCTCGGCCAAGCTTACGCACCAACTGGTAGTTGTCCTGATTACTGCAGAGAGAAGAACAAGAGAATCGTGAGAAGAGACCAGCGGCGGGAAATGGTAGGAGTACATGCATGCAGGAAGGTTATTATCAGACAGGATTATCTAGAGGGGATAATACACATTTTACAACAGGGTTCTCCTAACTCCTGTCCTGAAGAGCAACTGAGTGATAAACAGACGTTTGATCAAACCCTGTAGGCTTGGAATGAAAGCGTGCACACACAACTCTTCAGAATTAGAGAACCCTAGTAACTAACAGTTAGTAGAATAGCTGCATCCTTCTTTACCTCCAGCTTGGCACGTGTGCAtcgtagtcccagtagtccctgGTCTTCTGCGTGTTGACATCGGTGTAGACCCGAGCTTTACTGCTGACCGTAGGAGGGGGCATCGCGAGCTTGGACGCCCGGTGCTGATGGGGCTCACCTTCCACAACAATACTACTCTTCTTGGCGCGAAATTGGAAGGCAGGGCACCGACTTTCGGGGACCCTAGATTTAGTTAACTCCGTGTAAGATGGCTTAACATTGGTTTGGGCTACTTTCGTCCGTAGTTGGTGACCGCAGTCGGCAGCACTTGCTGTGCGGATTGTCAAAGCTACGATGAGCGAGTGCCTGATGCACCTGAACAGCCTGTTTGGCAAGATGCTATGGTGGACCGCCAGTTTCAGGGAGGCGGCAGGAGAAAGGGGAAAGAGGATGAGGTAGACTAACACAACTGGCAATAAGGATTCAATATCGGACAGTTAGCTAGTAACTCAAATCGAGAAATGGTTTAAAAAGCAATTTACGAGGCCGAGAGCTGGGCAAGCTAATTGAATTTGACAGACCCCTCTGGTATAAGCAAGATAAGTTAGCTAGTTAGCCTAGATGCTAACCAGCTAAGTTGGGCCCCCGTGTTCATCACAATACTAACGTAAACGAATACGATAAGCCAACATAAGTACAATATCAAACAGCAAGCTTGAGTGGCGATAATAAGTTAACAATGGTCAGTTGGTTTAGAAAAGACGTGAAATCCGTCTCGCTACATGTacgttactgtagaaatgattgtCGTTAGCTAGCctgctactgttagctagctagcagcgcaCTCGGGTAGGAAGTCCAGCGACATGCATTTTGGGCTTGCGGTGGCACCCTCTCCAGGGCGCAAAGTTCGAGGAAAATGCCTGAGAATATTACACTTGAAACCGCTGAATATGTTTTTGAGTCTGGCTAATGGGTTTAGCTAAATATTCATTCTAAGAAGACTCCGTCGTTCAAGTCGTAGCTGCTGCGACTCCGTTGCAACAAAAACATCACCCGGAAGTAATCGCCAGTGACCCCTCCAAACGCAACACTGTAGCCACTATTGGAGTCGTCTATGTAGCGGCCCAAAGATCACTACTGTCGCCGTTACTGGCCGCATTCTAACCGACCGGGGTTATTTTGTAGCGGGTTTCGTTTGAAGATATATCACAAATTTCTAACCTAGCAATTGCTTTATTGAAACATAACTATAAATTATTTGACTAAGTAAATGTATATCACCCTTCTGGCAAATATCTAGTGAAAGCCTGAAATACGTACCAAAATAGTCACCTGATCACTCTCAATATTCACATGTAGTTTCCTTTCAGGTTAGGTGTGTTGTAATTCCACCTCGGTAcctaataataaaaaaatgtgcACCTTGTGGACAACACTTCCATGTGCATTGACGTATTGTGTTTATGTATGAGACAATTTCCTGTTTTTTGTCAAGAACTTCCTGTTAAGAGGACTAGTAGTACTTTGGCCCTCTCGAGTGTGTGGTAAGTTACTGTCCAGTGTATTTAAGCAGACACAAATACTGTAAAACAATAATATTGTAAGATTCGTTTATTTTGTTAGTGCAGTGTGTATATGAacatgatatactgtacatatcaTTCAAGATTGAATGTAGCCTACACAGATTAAGCCACACAGACTGATGTCATCATCTATATCTCCCAGTTGACAAAGATTGAGGGCAGCAGAGGCAGAAGCACAGACCAGGACATATTTGACCAGCATTGGCATGCAGAAGGCTTAGGCCTGTCGAGCGCATCTAAACCGTGATGCATCGTGGGGAAATTGTGACCGGACCTGCAACTAACATTTGACTAGTTAATTATGAttcaaggtgatttgtagattagTCAGTcacacctttaaaaaaaaaaaaatggctgcAATGTCAAACACGCTCATAGCCTAACTGCAGACACAAGTGCTTGACTACCTCATCATCCCACCCAGTTCAAACATCAACTTCTTCCCAAgttgcaccctattcactatagcgtgcattacttttgacccgAGGCCCTGGtatactacatagggaatagggtgccatttaggatgaatCCACCACATGACATTCTCACTCCTAACCTTTCAGTTTCATATCCTCATTCCAAATACACATTGTGAGCATATGTTATTTTtttctagtttttttttttaaatacactatcataaaacaatataaaaaaaaacataatgtATAAACTTGCATACATAATCACATACTTTTTATTCCTTCTTCTCCACCTCAACATTTAGACTTACTAACATAAAAGTCCTTGCACAGCTATTTCAGGGGCAACTGAGGAACAATTTGTGCAATTGGGACTCTAACTTGGCTGGGTTTACATGAAGACCTCGTAGGCACAAACCGAGGCCAACGTGTCCAAATGGAAGTCATGATAAAGAGATTGATTGGGGGTTTTTAATCACATGATAACTGCTAGGTGAAGCGATAACACTTTGAAATCCAGATGTAGACATTACTGGTTTAAACAAAACCACTGGGCCGTTGTCTTATGACCAACTGTCTGCTCTGTCGGTTGAGGGACGAGAGTTGTGTAGGAGGGATGCCACCTGTCGGAGGACAAAGCCACTGGGCCGTTGTCTTTACGACTAACTGTCTGCTCTGTCGGTTGAGGGACGAGCGTTGTGTAGGAGTGATGCCACCTGTCGGAGGACAAAGCCACTGGACCGGAGTATGTCCTCCACACCTCTTTTGCTTAAATACAACACAAACAATCTCAACTGGGTAGAAAAGCAGGTAGCAGAATCAGTTCTTCAACACATTTAACTTCTACCACCAAGTTTGTTAACATGTTAGAATGTAATATTTATGTACAAACAGTACATATAGGATTCAGAGGTTGTGTGAGCATCATTCCCTgtgtacattttatttaactaggcaagtcagttaagaacaaattcttatttacaaatgacggcctactccggccaaacgcggacgatgctgggtcaattgtgcgccgccccctatgggactctcaatcatggccggttgtgatacagcctggaatcggaccagggtctgtagcgacgcctctagcactgagatgcagtggccactcgggagccccccacGTTGACAGAGAGATATGGTATGTGTTTCTTTCTATGACATAGGGAGCCAAAGTAGTCCAGAATGTGGGGAAATATTCCCATTGACACATACTACAGTAGTTGCTGTTCATTATAGTACAGAGATGCCACAGTTTATCTACCACAGATTTACAAAGAGGACACAAGATATAACTTGTcacatttttttttcattttttaagcAAACCTAAGCTACTACAGTACAACAGTGATGCTAAATATAAACGTATTtcacaattataaactgggtggttcgaaccctgaatgctgattggctgacagccgtggtatactaCAGGTAtaacaaaacatgtatttgaactgctctaattacattgataaccagtttataaaagGCACCTCaagggggttgtggtatatgggcaATATATCACAGCTAAGGGCTCCGCATCGCatcatgcataagaacagcccttagccgtggtatattggccatataccacaacccctcgggccatattgcttaaatatactcaTGCAGAAACGTATATTTAAGTCTGAGGGGTGGGGCTTATTGGGTATTACTAACAGCCAACCAGAGGGTTAAGGGGGAGTTCAACGCGTAGTGTGGCTAAAACTTGAACCAAACCACAGCAAAGAAATTATATGACCATAAAGGAGTCAGAGAATAAGACTCTCCCTCCCAACAATTTCCTTAAACATTTAATTTctcaccatttaaaaaaaaaaaatagcaacTCTTAAGTATTTGATGTTACAAACATGAATACATTTCCAATGACTTTTCAGATTCGAACATCCTTTTCAAGTTGCATTTTTCCTGCATCCAACAAGGTGACCACAGTTGATCTGGGTCATGGGTGGTTGATGTACTGTTTTCAGTTGATCTGGGTCATGGGTAGTTGATGTACTGTTTTCAGTTGATCTGGGTCATGGGTAGTTGATGTACTGTTTTCAGTTGATCTGGGTGATGGGTAGTTGGAAGTGACTAATGAAGGGCAGAACATGGTCATGATTACCTTGGTGCGAGGAAGAAGGTGTCAATAATAACTTCATGGTTAGGATTAAGCAGAGTTTTACCATTGTTtatgcaaggggggggggggggggggggttatgtggGTGTGTAAATAAATGTAAATAATGAATGTGTGGTTATATACAAATAAGGTGTCAGGAAGAGTGTTGCTGTATGCCTGGCGGGCAACGTTCCATGTCACCGTGTGTGTTCACACTGTACAGACGCTCAACAGCAGCAGACCTGCTCACTGTATACATGGGGCTGCAGGATAACCACCTCCTTCTGCAGTGTGCTGGACCGTGTGCTCCTGGAGGGCTCCCAGGTTCACAAAACGCTCCCCGCACCACACGCACTTAAACTGGGCTTCCCGCGAGTGCACCGCCTGGTGCTTCACCAGGTGTTCCCGCTGTTTGAAGCTCTTGTCGCAGCTGGAGCACTTGTACGGCTTCTCTCCGGTGTGAACGCGGCGGTGACGTTGCAGCTCCGAGGAATACTTGAAGCGCTTTTCGCAGTCGGGGCACTTCAGGGGCTTCTCCCGGGACGGGTCGCAGCGGTGCGTCACGAACTCAGACGGCGACAGGAAGCGTCGGTTGCACAGGGAGCACTTCAGCGGCTTCTCCTGACAGCTGGAGTTCTGGTGGCGCTGGAGCGTCGACTTCTTCTTGTAGCCTTTGCCACACACGTCACACTTGTAGGGCTTCTCCACCGCCGGCCTGGCCGCGGTCACGGAGCCAGACGCCGACCCTGAGCCGGTGCATTTGTGCCGGAGCAGTTCACCGGATTGGCTGAAGCCTTTCTGGCAGGAAGCACACTTGAACAGGCTCTCCATGCCATGGACGTGCTGGTGGTACAGCAGGTGGGAGGGCTGCAGGAAACCCTTGTCACATAGGTTACACTTAAAAGGCCGGTCGGCTGGGTTCTTGTGAGTGCGGCGGTGACGAACGAGGGCGTACTGCTGCTTGAAGCTCATCTGGCACTCCTCGCACTGGAACGGACGTTCCTCTGAGTGCGTGCGTTCGTGCTGCCGCAGATCCGAAGGCCGCTTGAAGCCCTTCCCACACGAGCCGCAGCGGAACGGCCTGTCCAAGGTCACTGTGGGCTGGCACTGGTGGTGCAGGAGCTCTGACGACTCCTTGAAGTGCATCTCGCACAAATTGCACTTAAACAGGTGCTCGCCGGAGTGGGCGTACATGTGGCGCACGAGGTGTGAGCGGTGCTTGAAGCATTTTTCACAGACAGCACACTTGTAGGGCCGCTCTGAGCTGTGGGTGCGCTGGTGGTGGGCCAGGTGAGAGGACTGGCTGAAGCTCTTGTCACAGGTGTCACACTTGTAGGGCTTTTCTCCCGTGTGCACCCGCTCGTGTCGCGACAGCTCAGACAGATGCCGAAAGCCCTTGTGGCACACTGAGCACTTGTAGGGCCTGTCTGGTCCCGAAGCCTCAAACGCCGTAGGGGCGGAGGCTCCGCACGCTGCCCCGCCACTGGAGGCCTCGCCGGTGGACGGGTTGGCAGCGGAggaggtgggggtgttgttgcCAGAGCCCGGGCGGTAGGTCTTCTCACAGATGGAACACTTCATGGGGTTGTTGCCGTTGTTGTGGGCGTTGTGGTGCTGTGCCAGCGAGGTGAGCAAAGAGAAACCCATCTTACACACGCCACACACAAACGGCTTCTGCTCCACCTGTACACACTGATGCTCCAGCAGATCAGTGGCCTGGCAGAAGATCTTCATACACTGGGTACACTGGAACGACCGATCCCCGGTCCCCATACACTGGTGCTCATGTGGATTAGCTAGGTGGGATATGTCATGGCCGCAGGCCCCGCACTTGTGCCCTCCCTCGCCCCCTACCTGTAGGGAAGGCTGCTGGGCGGGTACGGCATGCTGCTGGCCGTGCTGGGGCTGCTGCTGGAGGGAGGCCACATCCGGCTGGAGGACGATCCCGTACACGGCACAGCCCAGAGCGCTGTCGGAGCCCGGGGGGAGGTTATGCACCACGGTGGGTGGGGGGGCCACTGCGTGCTGCTGCTGCCACGCCTCAGTCATCCTGCTGCTTCGCACGTATTGATGCAGTTTTGACTGTGTGAGGGGAGGCCCAAGAGTATGGAGGCAGGTTTTGGTCGGGCTGGCGATGTCCAACAGGGATGTTTTCTACCGGCTCTTAACAACGTCTGTTATCAATAGGTGATACACCTCTGGTCGTCCACTAGTAGAAGGGCAGAAACCCtacagagggaaagacagagggggTATATGAACATGATGCAAATGTAGCCGATACATATTTTATGCAATGGATCCATGtatgttttctttatttaaccttttatttacctatgaaagtcagttaagaacaaattcttattgacaatgaaagcctacaccggccaatccagtacgacgctgggccaattggtcgcagccctatgggactctgaatcacggccggttgtgatacagcctagaatcgaaccagggtgtctgtagtgacgcctctagcgctgagatgcagtgcctcagaccgctgcgccactcgggagcccatgtgCATTGTTTTTAACTGCAAATCTATGGTATTACCAAATCTATGGTATTACCAAATCAATGGTATTACCAAATCAATGGTATTACCAAATCTATGGTATTACCAAATCTATGGTATTACCAAATCTATGGTATTACCAAATCTATGGTATTACCAAATCTATGGTATTACCAAATCAATGGTATTACCAAATTTATGGTATTACCAAATTTATGGTATTACCAAATCAATGGTATTACCAAATCAATGGTATTACCAAATCAATGGTATTACCAAATCAATGGTATTACCAAATCAATGGTATTACCAAATCAATGGTATTAATACTCTCAAAACAACTGGCATTCTACTGTGTTTTAGGATTTTATACATTTCGAGATGGACATAGGCTAACAGCTTTTAAAACCAGATAATGTGATTCAACCCCCTAAAAAATGTGATCATTACACTGGTAGTTACAGGTGTCTATACAAAACGTCACCAGAGATTTTAACTAAACTGATATTGGCGTTACCACCTTCGTCCTCCATTAGTAGTAAATGTTTGTGTCCAGGTGCAGGGGGCCCGTTTAAATTTAGATAATGCTCCGTTATTAAAATAAATCGTTTTTCTAcatgaagtaatccaacaatgtgtacGCCGCCATGTTGTCTATTTCAAGTCTTCTCTCATTGATCGAGACAGGTGTTTGTCATCATGACATGCGACACCACCTGTCTCAATCAACGAGAGAAGATTTTAAAAAGACAACATGGCGTGTgtacacattgttggattacttcaaggagccaaaaaaagtatttattttaacAATGGAGCATTTTCTAGATTCAAACGGACATGGTCCTTCCTGTTACCACGAATCGACGTCgacagtcacccaagtcatagactgttctctctgctaccgcagggcaagcggtaccggggcaccaagtccaggtccaaaaggctccttaacagcttctacccccaagccataagactgctgaacaattaatcaaatggccaccctgaCTATTTACATAGTTTATTTACATTGTTTTAATACAGCTGCTACTCActctttattatctatgcatagtcacctcacccctacctacatgtacactgctgctactcactctttattatctatgcatagtcactttacccctacctacatgtacaaattacctcgactaaccggtaccctgcacattgactcggtaccagtaccccctgcatatagcatttacattacatttaagtcatttagcagacgctcttatccagagccacgtTATTGTCACGCAATCTTAGTGTTGCTTTttattcttttatttatttagaaaatattttcttaattctaTTTCTTTAACTGCATTGTCGAGTGCTTAAGTGCttataagtaaacatttcacggtaagatctacacctgttgtattcggcgcatgtgacaaatacaatttcatttgatagTATCGCCAGGTTAGTTGATAAATCTGACTTTTGTATACCCACACCTGTAACTACCATTATAatggtattttttgttgttgagttaaatcacattatctggtgtTACCATATGTAACTACATAAAGGCGAGATGAGAGGAGATTGCGGCAGATTGTTGGTGGTTTGTTTTGAGTTATTTTTACATATGTACAACATCATCCTTCTTCGAATAGcaacaacatcactacaacagtTACCTGTATAGCTAACTAGAGATGCTGAGACAAGGTCCAGTTACTAAAATGACACCGAGCTACATTTTCTCCCATTTAAAAGTGCAGTACATAATGCAGCTATACAAGTGACCTATTAAAATGATGCCAAATTATAACTGGGTGCAAGATGataaactaacg encodes the following:
- the LOC129845872 gene encoding zinc finger protein 319-like, which gives rise to MTEAWQQQHAVAPPPTVVHNLPPGSDSALGCAVYGIVLQPDVASLQQQPQHGQQHAVPAQQPSLQVGGEGGHKCGACGHDISHLANPHEHQCMGTGDRSFQCTQCMKIFCQATDLLEHQCVQVEQKPFVCGVCKMGFSLLTSLAQHHNAHNNGNNPMKCSICEKTYRPGSGNNTPTSSAANPSTGEASSGGAACGASAPTAFEASGPDRPYKCSVCHKGFRHLSELSRHERVHTGEKPYKCDTCDKSFSQSSHLAHHQRTHSSERPYKCAVCEKCFKHRSHLVRHMYAHSGEHLFKCNLCEMHFKESSELLHHQCQPTVTLDRPFRCGSCGKGFKRPSDLRQHERTHSEERPFQCEECQMSFKQQYALVRHRRTHKNPADRPFKCNLCDKGFLQPSHLLYHQHVHGMESLFKCASCQKGFSQSGELLRHKCTGSGSASGSVTAARPAVEKPYKCDVCGKGYKKKSTLQRHQNSSCQEKPLKCSLCNRRFLSPSEFVTHRCDPSREKPLKCPDCEKRFKYSSELQRHRRVHTGEKPYKCSSCDKSFKQREHLVKHQAVHSREAQFKCVWCGERFVNLGALQEHTVQHTAEGGGYPAAPCIQ